A window of the Mesorhizobium opportunistum WSM2075 genome harbors these coding sequences:
- a CDS encoding NAD(P)-dependent oxidoreductase, with protein sequence MPEGQFKEGIAGGRLQADQYADNFSDLHPPLDHHEALVESDRCYFCYDAPCMNACPTSIDIPLFIRQISTGNPIGSAKTIFDQNILGGMCARVCPTETLCEEVCVREVAEGKPVQIGRLQRYATDVAMAENKQFYPRPTPTGKTIAVVGAGPAGLAAAHRLARHGHDVTILEARPKAGGLNEYGIAAYKSVDNFAQAEVDYVTSIGGIDIQNGKALGRDYQLSDLIRNYDAVFLGMGLGGVNALRADGEDADGVTNAVEFISELRQASDLSSLPVGRRVVVIGGGMTAIDAAVQSKLLGAEEVTICYRRGQEHMNASEFEQDLAAANGVTIRHWLQPKRVVAEAGKVSAIELEYTAMNGDRLAGTGETLTLVADQVFKAIGQSFVPTALNGSGASIELEAGRIKVDAEGRTSLAKVWAGGDCIFGGDDLTVSAVAQGRDAAESINRSLTQG encoded by the coding sequence ATGCCAGAAGGCCAGTTCAAAGAGGGTATTGCCGGCGGCCGGCTTCAGGCCGACCAGTATGCGGACAATTTTTCCGACCTGCATCCACCGCTCGATCACCACGAGGCGCTGGTCGAATCCGACCGCTGCTATTTCTGCTACGACGCGCCGTGCATGAACGCGTGTCCGACCTCGATCGACATCCCGCTGTTCATCCGTCAGATATCGACCGGCAATCCGATCGGCTCGGCCAAGACCATCTTCGATCAGAACATTTTGGGCGGCATGTGCGCCCGCGTCTGCCCGACCGAGACGCTGTGCGAAGAGGTCTGCGTGCGCGAGGTGGCGGAAGGCAAGCCGGTGCAGATCGGCCGCCTGCAGCGCTACGCCACCGATGTCGCGATGGCCGAGAACAAGCAGTTCTATCCGCGCCCCACGCCGACGGGCAAGACGATCGCCGTGGTCGGCGCCGGGCCTGCTGGCCTCGCCGCCGCGCACCGGCTCGCCCGTCACGGCCATGACGTGACCATCCTGGAGGCGCGGCCGAAGGCCGGCGGCCTCAACGAATACGGCATCGCCGCCTACAAGAGCGTCGACAATTTCGCCCAGGCCGAGGTCGACTATGTCACTTCGATCGGCGGCATCGACATCCAGAATGGCAAGGCGCTCGGCCGCGACTATCAGCTCTCCGACCTGATCCGCAACTACGACGCCGTGTTCCTCGGCATGGGGTTGGGCGGCGTCAATGCGCTGCGCGCCGATGGCGAGGATGCCGACGGCGTCACCAATGCGGTGGAATTCATCTCCGAACTGCGCCAGGCCAGCGATCTCTCGAGCCTGCCGGTCGGCCGGCGCGTGGTCGTCATCGGCGGCGGCATGACGGCGATCGATGCCGCCGTGCAGTCGAAGCTGCTCGGCGCCGAGGAGGTGACGATCTGCTACCGGCGCGGCCAGGAGCACATGAATGCCTCCGAGTTCGAGCAGGATCTGGCCGCCGCCAACGGCGTCACCATCCGCCACTGGCTGCAGCCGAAGCGGGTGGTTGCCGAGGCGGGCAAGGTCAGTGCCATCGAACTCGAATACACGGCCATGAACGGCGACAGGCTTGCCGGCACCGGCGAGACGCTGACGCTCGTTGCCGACCAGGTATTCAAGGCGATCGGCCAGAGCTTTGTCCCGACCGCTCTCAACGGCAGCGGTGCATCGATCGAGCTCGAAGCCGGCCGCATCAAGGTCGATGCGGAAGGGCGGACCTCGCTGGCCAAGGTCTGGGCCGGCGGCGACTGCATTTTTGGCGGCGACGACCTGACTGTCTCAGCCGTGGCGCAAGGCCGCGATGCGGCGGAAAGCATCAACAGGAGCCTGACGCAGGGATAG
- a CDS encoding class I SAM-dependent methyltransferase, translating into MATVEPGIARHYEISGLEQRILAGLADIGVDVAHLRVSDLEAVDEFHIGGVAATRELVDQMGLKPAGRLLDIGSGIGGPARFVANSADADVTGIDLTQSYVDVATSLSKRTGMADRTHFVQGSALDMPFGNASFDAAMILHVGMNLPDKAKLMSEAARVLRPGGVFAVYDVMRLKAGALTFPLPWASDETMSFVATPDDYRSAATAAGFSVTTERPRGAFAVEFFATMRARVAAAQADGRKPPPGVGLIMGGDARTKISNITAALEGGILAPVEMLLRLG; encoded by the coding sequence ATGGCCACGGTGGAACCGGGCATCGCCCGTCACTACGAGATATCAGGCCTGGAGCAGCGGATCCTTGCCGGCCTCGCCGATATAGGCGTGGACGTTGCCCATCTGAGGGTCAGCGATCTCGAAGCGGTCGACGAATTCCACATTGGTGGTGTGGCAGCCACCAGGGAACTCGTCGATCAGATGGGTTTGAAGCCGGCTGGCAGGCTGCTTGACATCGGATCGGGTATAGGTGGTCCGGCCCGCTTTGTCGCCAACAGTGCCGACGCCGATGTCACCGGCATCGACCTGACGCAGAGCTATGTCGACGTCGCGACCAGCCTGTCGAAGCGCACGGGAATGGCGGACAGGACGCACTTCGTCCAGGGCAGCGCATTGGACATGCCGTTCGGCAACGCCAGCTTCGATGCGGCAATGATCCTGCATGTCGGCATGAACCTTCCCGACAAGGCGAAGCTGATGAGCGAGGCCGCGCGCGTGCTGCGGCCGGGCGGTGTCTTTGCCGTCTACGATGTAATGCGGCTCAAGGCCGGCGCGCTGACCTTTCCGCTGCCATGGGCATCGGACGAAACCATGTCCTTTGTCGCCACGCCGGACGACTATCGATCGGCCGCCACCGCCGCGGGTTTCTCGGTGACGACGGAACGGCCACGCGGCGCCTTTGCCGTCGAATTCTTTGCCACGATGCGCGCACGGGTGGCTGCCGCCCAGGCTGACGGCAGAAAGCCGCCGCCTGGCGTTGGCCTGATCATGGGCGGGGATGCCCGCACCAAGATCTCCAATATCACCGCCGCGCTTGAAGGCGGCATTCTTGCACCCGTGGAAATGCTCCTTCGTCTCGGTTGA
- the preA gene encoding NAD-dependent dihydropyrimidine dehydrogenase subunit PreA yields MADIRNNFVGIKSPNPFWLASAPPTDKAYNVIRAFKAGWGGVVWKTLGEEGPPVVNVNGPRYGAIWGADRRLLGLNNIELITDRDLQVNLREIKQVKKDWPDRAIVVSLMVPCVEESWKAILPVVEETEADGIELNFGCPHGMSERGMGAAVGQVPEYIEMVVRWCKQNTRMPVITKLTPNITDVRKPARAALAGGTDAVSLINTINSITGVDLDSFAPQPIIDGKGSHGGYCGPAVKPIAMNMVAEIARDTETRGLPISGIGGITTWRDAAEFMALGAGNVQVCTAAMTYGFKIVQEMIAGLENWMDEKGHASLDDIVGRATPNVTDWQYLNLNYVAKARIDQDACIKCGRCHIACEDTSHQAITSMVDGVRHFEVIEAECVGCNLCVNVCPVENCITMEPLAAGALDERTGRPVSPIYANWTTHPNNPMAKVAAE; encoded by the coding sequence ATGGCTGACATCCGCAACAATTTCGTCGGCATCAAATCGCCCAATCCGTTCTGGCTGGCCTCGGCGCCGCCGACCGACAAGGCCTACAACGTCATCCGCGCCTTCAAGGCCGGCTGGGGCGGCGTGGTGTGGAAGACGCTGGGCGAGGAAGGCCCCCCGGTCGTCAACGTCAATGGCCCGCGCTATGGCGCGATCTGGGGTGCCGACCGCCGCCTGCTCGGCCTCAACAACATCGAACTGATCACCGACCGCGACCTGCAGGTCAATCTGCGCGAGATCAAGCAGGTCAAGAAGGACTGGCCCGACCGCGCCATCGTCGTCTCGCTGATGGTGCCCTGCGTCGAGGAGAGCTGGAAGGCGATCCTGCCGGTGGTCGAGGAGACGGAAGCCGACGGCATCGAGCTCAATTTCGGCTGTCCGCACGGCATGTCGGAACGCGGCATGGGCGCGGCCGTCGGCCAGGTGCCGGAATATATCGAAATGGTTGTGCGCTGGTGCAAGCAGAACACGCGCATGCCGGTCATCACCAAGCTGACGCCCAACATCACCGATGTGCGCAAGCCGGCGAGGGCCGCGCTTGCCGGCGGCACCGACGCGGTGTCGCTGATCAACACCATCAATTCGATCACCGGTGTCGATCTCGACAGTTTCGCGCCGCAGCCGATCATCGACGGCAAGGGTTCGCATGGCGGCTATTGCGGCCCGGCGGTGAAGCCGATCGCCATGAACATGGTGGCCGAAATCGCGCGCGATACCGAAACCCGCGGCCTGCCGATCTCAGGCATTGGCGGCATCACCACCTGGCGCGATGCGGCGGAATTCATGGCGCTCGGCGCCGGCAATGTGCAGGTCTGCACGGCGGCGATGACCTACGGCTTCAAGATCGTGCAGGAGATGATCGCCGGTCTCGAAAATTGGATGGACGAGAAAGGCCATGCCTCGCTCGACGACATCGTCGGCCGTGCCACCCCCAACGTCACCGACTGGCAGTATCTCAACCTCAACTATGTCGCCAAGGCGCGTATCGACCAGGACGCCTGCATCAAATGCGGCCGCTGCCACATCGCCTGCGAGGACACCTCGCACCAGGCGATCACCAGCATGGTCGACGGCGTCAGGCACTTTGAAGTGATCGAGGCCGAATGCGTCGGCTGCAATCTGTGCGTCAATGTCTGCCCCGTCGAGAATTGCATCACCATGGAACCGCTGGCCGCCGGCGCTCTGGATGAGCGTACCGGCAGGCCGGTGTCGCCGATCTACGCCAACTGGACGACGCACCCGAACAATCCGATGGCCAAGGTGGCGGCAGAGTAG
- a CDS encoding RrF2 family transcriptional regulator: protein MKLGEGVEAAIHCAATLASVEGNSTMPGAALAESFGLSPSYLLKHLNMLTAARILESVPGPAGGYRLAKPAERITLLDIVLAVEGREPAFRCGEIRRNGPVKLDASAYVKPCGINAAMLKAERAYRAALAETRLSDIVATYQAEGDPRSLAASCAFVERHQRPQKPGSTTQT, encoded by the coding sequence ATGAAGCTGGGCGAGGGCGTTGAAGCGGCCATCCACTGCGCGGCCACGCTGGCCAGCGTCGAGGGCAACAGCACCATGCCGGGCGCCGCGCTGGCCGAGTCGTTCGGCCTGTCGCCGAGCTATCTCCTGAAGCATCTCAACATGCTGACCGCCGCGCGCATCCTGGAATCGGTGCCGGGACCGGCTGGCGGCTACAGGCTGGCAAAGCCTGCAGAGCGCATCACGCTGCTCGACATCGTGCTGGCCGTCGAAGGACGCGAGCCGGCGTTTCGGTGTGGCGAGATCCGTCGCAACGGCCCGGTCAAGCTCGATGCCTCCGCCTATGTCAAACCCTGCGGCATCAACGCGGCGATGCTGAAGGCCGAGCGCGCCTATCGCGCCGCACTCGCCGAAACCAGGCTGTCCGACATCGTGGCCACTTACCAGGCGGAAGGCGATCCGAGATCGCTTGCCGCGAGCTGCGCTTTCGTGGAGCGCCACCAGCGGCCGCAGAAACCCGGTTCGACAACGCAAACCTAA